A DNA window from Vigna angularis cultivar LongXiaoDou No.4 chromosome 1, ASM1680809v1, whole genome shotgun sequence contains the following coding sequences:
- the LOC108332763 gene encoding pentatricopeptide repeat-containing protein At4g02750, translated as MLTGIVSVSLTNPIFARRHSLFLLATLFSSTRDVYLANLKITSLSRAGKVDAARKLFDEMPTKDFVTWNSMLSAYSQNGLIQHSKTLFHSMPLRNVVSWNSIIAACIQNDDLDDAFRYFAAAPEKNAASYNAVISGLARFGRVRDAQRLFEEMPHPNVVSYTAMVDAYARVEGGIGRARALFEAMPRKNAVSWTVMINGLLENGLYEEAREVFGRMPQKNDVARTAMITGFCKQGKMEEARALFEEIRCRDRISWNIIITGYAQNGRGEEALNLFSHMMRTGMRPDDVTFVSVFIACASLASLEEGRQVHVLVIKHGFESHLSVSNNLITMHSKCGGIVDSELVFGQISHPDLISWNTIIAAFAQHGLYDKARFYFDQMVTISVQPDGITFLSLLSACCRAGKVDESMNLFSLMVHNYGIPSRPEHYACLVDVMSRAGQLRRACKIIYEMPFKADSSIWGAVLAACSVHLNVELGELAATRILNLDPNNSGAYVMLSNIYAAAGKWKDVHRIRVLMKEQGIKKQSAHSWLQIGNRVHYFVGGDPSHPNINDIHVALRRITSHMKVKGD; from the exons ATGCTCACTGGTATAGTCTCAGTTTCGCTGACAAACCCAATCTTTGCACGACGACACTCCCTCTTTCTGCTTGCCACGCTCTTCTCCTCCACTCGCGATGTCTACCTCGCCAATCTCAAGATCACATCCCTCTCACGCGCTGGAAAAGTCGACGCCGCGCGCAAACTGTTCGACGAAATGCCCACCAAAGACTTTGTCACGTGGAACTCCATGCTCTCCGCCTACTCACAAAACGGCCTTATCCAACATTCCAAAACACTCTTTCACTCCATGCCGCTGCGAAACGTCGTTTCCTGGAACTCCATCATTGCCGCGTGCATCCAAAACGACGACCTCGATGACGCTTTTCGCTACTTCGCCGCGGCGCCAGAGAAGAACGCTGCCTCGTACAACGCCGTGATCTCGGGACTAGCGAGGTTCGGACGCGTGAGGGATGCGCAGAGGCTCTTCGAAGAGATGCCGCATCCGAATGTCGTGTCGTATACCGCCATGGTCGATGCGTACGCCAGAGTGGAGGGTGGGATTGGGCGAGCGAGGGCACTGTTCGAAGCGATGCCTCGGAAGAACGCGGTGTCGTGGactgtgatgatcaatgggttGCTGGAGAATGGGTTGTATGAGGAAGCACGGGAAGTGTTTGGGAGAATGCCGCAAAAGAATGATGTGGCGAGGACCGCTATGATTACTGGATTTTGTAAACAAGGGAAGATGGAAGAGGCCAGAGCTTTGTTTGAAGAGATTCGATGCAGAGATCGCATATCTTGGAATATAATCATAACGG GTTATGCTCAAAATGGGAGAGGGGAAGAGGcattgaatttgttttcacaTATGATGAGGACTGGTATGCGACCAGATGATGTGACTTTTGTTTCAGTTTTCATTGCCTGTGCCAGTCTCGCATCACTTGAAGAAGGAAGACAGGTGCATGTTCTTGTAATTAAGCATGGCTTTGAGTCACACTTGTCGGTGAGTAATAATCTGATTACTATGCATAGCAAATGCGGTGGCATTGTTGATTCTGAGCTAGTTTTTGGACAAATTTCCCATCCAGACCTAATTTCATGGAACACTATCATTGCTGCCTTTGCTCAGCATGGTCTCTATGACAAAGCACGCTTCTACTTTGACCAGATGGTGACAATCAGTGTTCAACCTGATGGCATAACTTTTCTGAGTTTATTATCTGCGTGTTGTCGTGCTGGGAAAGTCGATGAGAGCATGAATCTATTCAGTTTGATGGTTCATAATTATGGCATTCCATCAAGGCCTGAACACTATGCTTGCTTAGTTGATGTGATGAGTCGAGCAGGTCAGTTGCGCAGAGCTTGCAAAATTATCTATGAAATGCCATTCAAGGCAGATTCCAGCATCTGGGGTGCTGTGCTAGCGGCCTGTAGTGTTCATTTAAATGTGGAATTGGGGGAACTGGCAGCTACAAGAATTTTGAATTTGGATCCTAATAATTCTGGTGCTTATGTTATGCTGTCCAATATATATGCTGCTGCTGGCAAGTGGAAGGATGTTCATAGAATCAGGGTTCTGATGAAAGAGCAAGgaattaagaaacaaagtgcTCATAGTTGGTTGCAGATTGGAAACAGAGTCCATTATTTCGTTGGAGGAGATCCATCACACCCTAATATTAATGATATTCATGTTGCTTTAAGGAGGATAACATCACATATGAAAGTAAAAGGTGACTGA